A stretch of the Myxococcus guangdongensis genome encodes the following:
- a CDS encoding aldo/keto reductase family protein has translation MNFRHLGRSGLAVSEISFGNWLTHGSQVEEDAALACVKAAQDVGITTFDTADVYASTRAESVLGRALKGQRRASYELFTKVYWPTGPGKNDWGLSRKHIMESIHGSLSRLQTDYVDLYQAHRFDTATPLEETMLAFADIVRQGKALYIGVSEWTGDQIRQGAKLARELKIPFVSSQPQYSMLWRVIEAEVIPASLDEGLGQIVWSPMAMGVLTGKYLPGKPPPVGSRAADPTGSRFIARFLKEDVLTRVQNLKPLAQEAGLTMAQLAVAWVLQNKGVSSAIIGASRPEQVHDTVKASGVKLEPELLRRIDAVLGPVIERDPSLTEVPDRKI, from the coding sequence ATGAACTTCCGTCATCTTGGTCGCAGCGGTCTGGCCGTCAGTGAAATCTCCTTCGGCAACTGGCTCACACACGGCTCCCAGGTGGAAGAAGACGCCGCGCTCGCGTGCGTGAAGGCCGCGCAGGACGTGGGCATCACCACGTTCGACACCGCCGACGTCTACGCGAGCACCCGCGCCGAGTCCGTCCTCGGCCGCGCCCTCAAGGGCCAGCGCCGCGCCAGCTATGAGCTGTTCACCAAGGTGTACTGGCCCACCGGCCCCGGGAAGAACGACTGGGGCCTGTCCCGCAAGCACATCATGGAGTCCATCCACGGCTCGCTCTCCCGCCTCCAGACGGACTACGTGGACCTCTACCAGGCCCACCGCTTCGACACCGCCACGCCGCTCGAGGAGACGATGCTCGCGTTCGCCGACATCGTCCGTCAGGGCAAGGCCCTCTACATCGGCGTCTCCGAGTGGACCGGCGACCAGATTCGACAGGGCGCGAAGCTCGCCCGCGAGCTGAAGATTCCCTTCGTCTCCAGCCAGCCCCAGTACTCCATGCTCTGGCGCGTCATCGAAGCCGAGGTCATCCCCGCGTCCCTCGACGAGGGCCTCGGTCAGATTGTCTGGTCCCCCATGGCCATGGGCGTGCTCACCGGCAAGTACCTCCCCGGCAAGCCGCCGCCCGTGGGAAGCCGCGCCGCCGACCCCACCGGCTCGCGCTTCATCGCGCGCTTCCTCAAGGAGGACGTGCTCACCCGCGTGCAGAACCTCAAGCCGCTCGCGCAGGAGGCCGGCCTCACCATGGCCCAGCTCGCCGTCGCCTGGGTGCTCCAGAACAAGGGCGTCTCCTCCGCCATCATCGGCGCGTCCCGCCCCGAGCAGGTCCACGACACCGTGAAGGCCTCCGGCGTGAAGCTGGAGCCGGAGCTGCTGCGCCGCATCGACGCGGTGCTCGGCCCCGTCATCGAGCGCGACCCCTCCCTCACCGAGGTGCCCGACCGCAAGATTTGA